A stretch of the Capsicum annuum cultivar UCD-10X-F1 chromosome 8, UCD10Xv1.1, whole genome shotgun sequence genome encodes the following:
- the LOC107839373 gene encoding protein argonaute 4A — MSSTKGEATGSKPNRDLMARPGTGMKGQKIRLLTNHFNVGMTNADGHFFHYSVALSYEDGTPVELKGIGRRILEQVHQTYAVELAGKDFAYDGEKSLFTIGALPGNKFEFDVVLEDSSSSRTARGSPGGSPGDGDRKRSKKQPWSKAYKVVIKYAAKIPMQAIANALRGQDSEQYQEAVRVLDIVLRQHAAKRGCLIVRQSFFHNEPRNFVNLGGGVLGCRGFHSSFRATQGGLSLNMDVSTTMIVQPGPVIDFLLANQNTKDPYQIDWAKAKRMLKNLRIKANPSNMEHKITGLTDMPCKEQTFMLRQKNGDGGVHEVELTVYEYFTIHRRIPLQYSGDFPCINVGKPKRPTFIPLELCTLVSLQRYTKALSNLQRASLVEQSRQKPQERMKTLTEALHASKYKADPLLGSAGISISSQFTQVEGRVLPTPKLRVGDHQDLFPNKGRWNFNQKLLVEPVKLERWAAVNFSARCDVRKLCMDLQRCGKMKGIFINPPFEHIFEENPQYRRSPAPVRVEKMLETLKSTLPGSPQFLLCILPEKKNSDLYGPWKKRNLADLGVVTQCIAPTKINDQYLTNVLLKINAKLGGMNSFLATELSPTLPQISKVPTIIIGMDVSHGSPGRADVPSIAAVVSSRQWPYISRYRAAVRTQSPKMEMIDSLYKKVSDNEDEGLFRELLKDFYTSSKNVKPEHIIIFRDGVSESQFNQVINIELNQIIEACNHLDESWSPKFTVIVAQKNHHTKFFQTNSPENVPPGTVIDNAVCHPKTNDFYMCAHAGPIGTTRPTHYHVLHDEIGFSADDMQELVHSLSYVYQRSTTAISVVAPICYAHLAAAQMAQFVKFDELSETSSSHGGVATAGSFQVPALPPLHRNVRSSMFFC, encoded by the exons ATGTCGTCTACAAAAGGTGAAGCTACAGGATCAAAACCAAACCGTGATCTTATGGCTCGACCAGGAACTGGAATGAAAGGCCAGAAAATTCGCCTACTTACCAACCATTTTAATGTAGGGATGACCAATGCTGATGGGCACTTCTTCCACTATAGT GTTGCTCTAAGTTATGAAGATGGAACTCCTGTGGAATTAAAAGGCATTGGAAGGAGAATTCTTGAGCAGGTCCATCAAACGTATGCAGTGGAGCTAGCTGGCAAAGATTTTGCCTATGACGGGGAGAAGAGCTTGTTTACTATTGGTGCATTGCCTGGGAACAAGTTTGAGTTTGATGTTGTCCTGGAGGACTCCTCTTCATCTAG AACTGCTCGAGGCAGCCCTGGAGGGAGCCCGGGTGATGGTGATAGGAAAAGATCAAAGAAACAGCCATGGTCGAAGGCATATAAAGTGGTGATTAAGTATGCTGCCAAAATACCTATGCAAGCTATTGCAAATGCATTGCGGGGACAAGATTCTGAACAGTATCAAGAGGCAGTGAGAGTGCTTGACATAGTTCTGAGGCAGCATGCTGCCAAACG GGGCTGCCTTATTGTGCGTCAATCTTTTTTCCATAATGAGCCTAGAAACTTTGTTAATCTTGGTGGAGGAGTTTTAGGATGCCGAGGTTTCCATTCAAGCTTCAGGGCCACACAGGGAGGCCTTTCATTGAACATGG ATGTGTCGACCACAATGATTGTGCAGCCAGGCCCGGTGATAGATTTCCTTCTTGCGAATCAAAACACGAAAGATCCTTACCAGATTGATTGGGCCAAG GCAAAGAGGATGCTGAAGAATCTGAGGATTAAGGCCAACCCCTCAAATATGGAACACAAAATCACCGGCCTCACTGATATGCCTTGCAAAGAGCAGAC TTTCATGTTGAGGCAGAAAAATGGGGATGGGGGAGTGCACGAGGTTGAGCTGACTGTTTATGAGTATTTCACTATTCATCGGCGTATTCCTTTACAGTATTCTGGAGATTTTCCTTGCATCAACGTGGGGAAACCTAAACGTCCAACCTTCATTCCTCTTGAG CTTTGCACTCTGGTGTCTCTGCAGCGCTACACCAAGGCGCTGTCCAATCTACAAAGGGCTTCCCTAGTAGAACAATCCCGACAAAAGCCCCAAGAAAGGATGAAAACTTTGACCGAG gctctacatgccagcaagtATAAAGCTGACCCACTTCTTGGGTCTGCTGGAATTTCAATCAGTTCTCAGTTTACTCAAGTTGAAGGTCGTGTCTTGCCAACTCCAAAG TTGAGGGTAGGAGATCATCAAGATTTGTTTCCTAATAAGGGAAGGTGGAATTTTAACCAGAAG CTATTGGTTGAACCGGTTAAACTTGAGCGTTGGGCTGCTGTGAACTTTTCTGCCCGTTGTGATGTCCGTAAGCTTTGCATGGATCTACAAAGGTGTGGGAAAATGAAAGGAATT TTCATCAATCCACCATTTGAACATATTTTTGAGGAGAATCCGCAGTATAGGCGCAGCCCTGCTCCTGTTAGAGTTGAGAAGATGTTAGAAACGTTGAAATCAACACTTCCAGGCTCACCTCAGTTCCTTCTATGCATTCTACCAGAGAAAAAGAACTCTGACCTTTATG GCCCCTGGAAGAAAAGGAATTTGGCTGATCTTGGAGTTGTTACACAATGCATTGCTCCAACAAAAATCAATGATCAGTACCTTACCAATGTGCTCTTGAAAATCAATGCAAAG CTGGGTGGCATGAATTCCTTTTTGGCTACGGAGCTTTCCCCAACACTACCTCAGATTTCAAAGGTACCAACTATCATTATTGGGATGGATGTCTCCCATGGCTCACCTGGACGAGCAGATGTTCCCTCCATTGCAGCG GTTGTCAGTTCTAGACAATGGCCCTATATTTCACGCTATAGAGCTGCTGTTCGTACACAGTCACCAAAGATGGAAATGATAGATTCTCTGTACAAGAAAGTATCTGATAACGAAGATGAGGGCCTTTTCAG GGAACTATTGAAGGACTTCTACACAAGTTCAAAGAATGTGAAACCTGAGCATATCATCATTTTCAG AGATGGAGTTAGTGAGTCCCAGTTCAACCAAGTCATAAACATTGAACTCAATCAGATTATTGAG GCCTGCAATCATCTGGATGAAAGTTGGTCTCCAAAGTTCACTGTTATCGTTGCACAAAAGAACCACCACACAAAGTTTTTCCAGACCAACTCACCAGAGAATGTTCCTCCTG GGACTGTGATTGACAATGCAGTTTGCCATCCAAAGACCAATGACTTCTACATGTGTGCTCATGCTGGGCCTATT GGAACAACAAGACCTACACACTACCATGTTCTGCATGATGAAATTGGATTCTCTGCAGATGACATGCAAGAACTGGTCCATTCATTGTCCTATGT GTATCAGAGAAGCACCACAGCCATCTCTGTTG TTGCACCTATATGTTATGCTCACTTGGCAGCAGCACAAATGGCACAGTTTGTCAAGTTTGATGAACTGTCAGAGACGTCCTCAAGCCACGGTGGAGTTGCAACAGCTGGTAGTTTTCAAGTGCCTGCATTGCCTCCGCTTCACAGGAATGTTCGCAGTTCCatgtttttttgttaa
- the LOC107839374 gene encoding pre-rRNA-processing protein TSR2 homolog: MEGSSKSNASVQQLTAEAAAQLQEGIGMVLARWTALQMAIENEWGGRGTREKSNQLNIDIFFAFSQSKEQVYMDDIEEILDEFMISLNTEVNDGSLEEVAEKLMYMHEECLDGNFNSIKMLRETNVGRKPATYVRQDASDDDDSSNEGDDRDENLPNNSSDMAIDSMETQSSLGQDMMVEPAIKKPAEVDDDGWTTVATRRNKGRRN, from the exons ATGGAGGGTAGCAGCAAGAGCAATGCATCGGTTCAGCAGCTGACGGCAGAGGCAGCTGCACAGTTACAGGAAGGCATCGGCATGGTGTTAGCTAGATGGACTGCTTTACAGATGGCTATTGAGAACGAGTGGGGTGGCCGAGGCACTCGTGAAAAATCCAATCAACTCAATATCGACATTTTTTTCGCGTTTTCACAATCCAAAG AACAAGTATACATGGATGACATAGAAGAAATTCTAGATGAGTTCATGATATCTCTAAATACTGAAGTCAATGATGGCAGCCTTGAAGAG GTAGCAGAAAAATTGATGTATATGCATGAAGAGTGTCTGGATGGgaatttcaattcaatcaaaatgCTAAGAGAAACAAATGTTGGGAGGAAACCTGCTACTTATGTCAGACAA GATGCTAGTGATGACGATGACAGTAGTAATGAGGGCGATGACAGAGACGAGAACTTGCCGAACAATTCATCTGATATGGCAATTGATTCTATGGAAACTCAGTCAAGTTTGGGCCAGGATATGATGGTTGAACCGGCGATAAAGAAGCCAGCTGAAGTGGACGATGATGGGTGGACGACAGTTGCTACGAGGCGTAACAAAGGTAGAAGGAATTGA
- the LOC107839375 gene encoding SUN domain-containing protein 1 — protein MSTSTVSISANPAAGSTRRRPVEKKQPSALDLADSNLATATATATAAAVAADPISTPNVSVRSDGRDAIQVVKKTLPHTNVPTSSTRRPSGSAPAVRKHSKPPKPRWLTVVSVLTKNLLLLVVLIGLVQIVRRLVANSYQVNDSDGLSVLSGDFDGKFAEMESFVKETTKMMQVQIDVIDQKLDLGIKNVRDELNVKVDDKVGELELKLKEVSGTTENLEKLMGEFREKNWVSKDELENMLEEYRKMKGSSEVDEKSLDEFRIYAREIVEKEIEKHAADGLGRVDYALASGGARVVKHSEPFIMKSGSGDVFSLLTNRNAGSSDADKILTPSFGEPGQCFPLKGDKGFVQILLRTAIIPEAVTLEHVAKSVAYDRSSAPKNCRISGWLHDKKGTDLEADREKMFLLTEFIYDLDKSNAQTFDVLESASSRVVDMIRFDFTSNHGKPHTCIYRLRVHGREPSSLVMQS, from the exons ATGTCAACGTCTACAGTCTCCATCTCCGCTAATCCTGCCGCCGGTTCAACCCGTCGCCGACCCGTTGAGAAAAAGCAACCCTCCGCCCTAGATTTAGCCGACTCCAACTTAGCCACCGCCACCGCCACCGCCACCGCCGCCGCCGTTGCCGCCGACCCAATCTCCACCCCCAACGTTTCCGTCAGAAGCGACGGCCGAGATGCGATTCAGGTAGTGAAGAAGACCTTGCCTCATACTAATGTTCCTACATCGTCTACACGCCGCCCTAGCGGCTCGGCTCCGGCTGTTAGGAAGCATTCGAAGCCACCGAAGCCGAGGTGGTTGACTGTGGTGAGTGTTCTCACTAAGAATTTGTTGTTGCTGGTTGTATTGATTGGTTTAGTTCAGATAGTTCGTAGACTTGTTGCGAATTCGTATCAAGTGAATGACTCTGATGGGTTATCTGTACTTTCTGGGGATTTCGATGGTAAATTCGCCGAAATGGAGTCGTTTGTTAAGGAAACTACAAAAATGATGCAAGTAcaaattgatgtaattgatcAAAAACTGGATTTGGGGATTAAGAATGTGAGGGATGAATTGAATGTGAAGGTGGATGATAAAGTAGGggaattggagttgaagttgaaggAAGTGAGTGGCACGACAGAGAATTTGGAGAAGTTGATGGGTGAATTTAGGGAGAAAAACTGGGTGTCCAAGGATGAGTTGGAAAATATGTTGGAGGAATATAGGAAGATGAAAGGCAGCAGTGAAGTTGATGAAAAGAGTTTGGATGAATTTAGGATATATGCGAGGGAGATAGTGGAGAAAGAGATAGAGAAACATGCTGCTGATGGATTAGGGAGGGTGGATTATGCATTGGCATCAGGAGGGGCTCGTGTAGTGAAGCATTCAGAGCCCTTTATTATGAAGTCTGGTAGTGGTGATGTTTTTAGTTTGTTAACTAACCGGAATGCAGGTAGTAGTGATGCTGACAAGATACTTACGCCTAGCTTTGGAGAACCCGGTCAGTGTTTTCCCCTTAAAGGGGATAAGGGGTTTGTTCAAATTCTGCTCCGAACAGCTATTATACCTGAAGCCGTCACCTTGGAACATGTTGCAAAG AGTGTTGCTTACGATAGGTCCAGTGCTCCAAAGAACTGCAGGATATCTGGATGGCTCCATGATAAAAAGGGGACTGACCTAGAAGCTGATCGTGAGAAGATGTTCCTTTTGACAGAGTTCATATATGATCTTGACAAGAGCAATGCTCAGACTTTCGATGTTTTAGAGTCTGCAAGCTCTCGTGTCGTCGACATGATCAGGTTTGATTTTACATCCAACCATGGGAAGCCACACACATGCATCTATAGATTGAGGGTACATGGCCGTGAACCAAGCTCCTTGGTAATGCAGTCTTGa